One Fuerstiella marisgermanici DNA window includes the following coding sequences:
- the ffh gene encoding signal recognition particle protein: MFEGITEGLTNAFSAFRGSGKITEANIRDGMKQVRTALLEADVAFDVAQDFVKQVTEQAIGAEVLKSLRPDQQIVGIVNQCLIDLMAGDHQLAIKRDGITVIMMCGLQGSGKTTTCGKLAKMLKEDGKSPFLVAADLQRPAAIEQLKVIGDQVGCPVYHEDPAKSDPVQVCRNGVKQAKASGATVVILDTAGRLGIDDELMKELQRIDNRVAPDTCLFVCDAMTGQDAVNSARAFNEALELDGVILTKLDGDTRGGAALSVKAVTGVPIKYVGVGEQLDRLEQFHPDRMAGRILGMGDVLSLVEKAQQEFDEDEMLAQQEKMQQGKFTLDDFRKQMRQIKKLGSMREVMKMIPGMGKVVDQLGDMNPEDDMVRIEGIINSMTLDERNNPDTIDRSRRNRIASGSGVEPAEVNKLLKDFGAMGKMMQGMSNMGMKDRMKAVKQMADGGMMDPNASIQEKKIRSKRGPTNVIEIRDKRKKQRKDAKKAKKRNRRK, translated from the coding sequence GTGTTTGAAGGTATCACAGAAGGTCTGACGAACGCCTTTTCGGCTTTCCGCGGTAGTGGAAAGATCACCGAGGCGAATATCCGCGACGGGATGAAGCAGGTGCGTACTGCACTGCTGGAAGCCGACGTCGCGTTCGATGTTGCGCAGGATTTTGTGAAACAGGTGACTGAGCAGGCGATCGGCGCGGAAGTGCTGAAGTCGCTGCGGCCTGACCAGCAAATCGTCGGAATCGTCAATCAGTGCCTGATCGACCTGATGGCAGGCGATCACCAGCTCGCCATCAAACGAGACGGCATCACCGTCATTATGATGTGTGGTCTGCAAGGAAGTGGTAAAACAACCACCTGCGGCAAGCTGGCCAAAATGCTGAAAGAAGATGGCAAATCGCCATTTCTGGTCGCCGCCGACCTTCAGCGCCCGGCGGCAATTGAGCAGTTAAAGGTGATCGGCGACCAGGTTGGCTGTCCGGTCTACCACGAAGACCCAGCGAAAAGCGATCCGGTTCAGGTCTGTCGCAACGGAGTGAAGCAGGCGAAAGCCAGCGGCGCGACGGTCGTGATTCTCGACACCGCCGGCCGTTTGGGTATTGACGACGAGCTAATGAAGGAGCTGCAGCGGATTGATAACCGCGTCGCTCCGGATACTTGCCTGTTCGTCTGCGACGCAATGACGGGGCAGGACGCCGTCAACAGTGCCAGAGCATTTAACGAAGCGCTTGAGCTGGATGGTGTGATTCTCACCAAGCTGGACGGCGACACCCGCGGCGGTGCCGCATTAAGCGTGAAGGCTGTTACCGGCGTTCCGATCAAATACGTCGGTGTGGGCGAACAGCTCGACCGGCTGGAGCAATTCCATCCGGACCGGATGGCGGGCCGAATTCTCGGCATGGGCGATGTGTTGTCTCTTGTTGAGAAAGCTCAACAGGAATTCGACGAAGACGAAATGCTTGCCCAGCAGGAGAAGATGCAGCAGGGTAAGTTCACGCTGGATGACTTCCGCAAACAGATGCGGCAAATCAAAAAGCTGGGATCCATGCGGGAAGTCATGAAAATGATTCCGGGCATGGGCAAAGTTGTCGATCAATTGGGTGATATGAACCCGGAAGACGACATGGTCCGAATCGAAGGCATCATCAATTCGATGACGCTGGATGAACGCAACAACCCGGACACGATCGACCGCAGTCGCCGCAACCGTATCGCCAGTGGTAGTGGCGTCGAACCGGCCGAGGTTAATAAGCTGCTCAAAGACTTCGGGGCGATGGGCAAAATGATGCAGGGAATGTCCAATATGGGCATGAAGGACCGCATGAAAGCTGTCAAGCAGATGGCAGACGGCGGCATGATGGATCCCAACGCCAGCATTCAGGAAAAGAAAATTCGCAGCAAACGCGGTCCAACCAACGTGATTGAGATCCGAGACAAGCGAAAGAAGCAGCGTAAAGACGCAAAAAAGGCGAAGAAAAGAAACCGCAGAAAGTAG